Part of the Spinacia oleracea cultivar Varoflay chromosome 5, BTI_SOV_V1, whole genome shotgun sequence genome, ATATACGAAATAACATTCAAACTCTACTGAGCAAATAAATAAACCTTCTTGTAAAGTTGAGAGGGTTTCTTTAATTGTTCCCACTTCTTTTGTTCCATGTGCTGCTTGTTTTTCCTTGTTCGGTCTTGATCTTAATAACTTGGCAACTGACATCGGTGcaataaatttgttttttttccctCCTCCTTTGATCTCATTATTTTTaacctgaaaaaaaaatcaaataaaaagtaAGTTGGTTCATCATCCGAGGTTCATCCTCTGATCTTAATTTGTGATGATGTTTGAATAGCTCTTTCACTCTTTGTAGTACTGCAGTCTATGGCTTGTAATGCTTGTACCACAttgtataaaaataaaagtgatGTCAATTATAATATAAAAATGCACTGCGTTAAATAACCAGATTTTccaggaaaaagaaagatgatGAGGCGCGTGCAATTATGTAGAATTCCTACTTATTCCTAGGTATAGTTGTCTCTCACTAACTGCACCAGGCCACAATTCCCTAATTGTAACAGGGTCCTTAAGCAATGAGGTTAATGTTACAACTAATGACAGAAAATAATAGCATAGAAGAATTAAGAATATTGAATGGATACTATTCTGGCTAAAATTCAAGTTTATTTGACAGCATACTTATTCAGTTACCAAAAAGCCACTGAAGATTTTCTTATACCAATGTGGCAAAGTCCCATCTTTTTTAGTATAATTTGGTAATTCGGCTACTTTCATCAAATACACAACTTTACTTCATTTTACTGGTTAATGGGAGTCACAACACAATAAGACAAATTAACAAGAGACTTGACCCAACAGCTGAAAGTGCTTGGAAGTTTTTTCTTAATCAACTCGGCAAAGACCTATTTGGTTCGCGTTAAACAACTATGCGGTCATTGAGCAGAGAACCACTATCTGTTGTAGAAAAGGCCCCAATACCTTAAAgttataagaaaagaaattggtGAGAGATTACATCTATTTTGAACATGACAGCAATCACAAGTTCAGATGCTATTTTCAGGACAAACTACTATAAGTTGACCAGCAAGCAGCCGGAGAAACTTGATCAATCATAAAGCCTCAAACAATTTCATGCAGCAGgaaacaaaaaggaaaaaatagctTCATAGAATTAGCAACCTGAACAACATCATCTCTTGCAGGTTCAACAATAACTTCTGGATGGTTTTCAAatctgtaatcatagcaaaaaCAAGTTTATGTTCAACTTGCTGCAATAGACCACAGTTAATCTTACCACACCACAGCTTGCTGAAACTGAACAAGGCAAGTTGTTCAGTTTGCAACAAAGAATCTGGAATTGCTACGCAAACCGACTCAATCAGTCTTATGATTATTTGCCATGTCAGTGTTTAGAAAAACTGACTACTTATGAGCTTTGATGATAAtttcaattttgatatttttacaTTATTGTACATGTTGACACTGACTTCTTATGAGTGACTCTGACCTGTTGTTTCCCTCCTAGTAATCTGAATGTTGATTTGTTCTCTCTTTCACTTTGAACTTTAAGGCTATACCAACTTAAGAAAAGGGAGTGAACTATCAGATCTTAATTCTAAAAGTCTCTTGCTAAACTGTCATGGGTCTGACATTGTGTGGAAGACTTTTACTAGCTCTCAGTTGAGATAATATTGCTGGTCCAATGTTCAGTTGAACATTACAGAAATGAACAGAATACTGCAAGTTAGGGGCTGATGGGTCTGAACTCTAAAGACAGAGGTTGCAAGGCTTGACAAGTCAGAAATGGCCCAGAACATGATAAGAGAATTCAGTTGAATTTCCTCTTATATTTCCTGGTGTATGTTGAAGTCTTTTATTCTGCTTTAGCTCTTCCTCCCGAAATTCTGTTCTTAAATTCGGTTGAGCATGATTTGTGGTGTGGCCTGCGAGTCTGAGTAGACACTGAGCTGGATTCAGAGGCaaattttttatgtttaatttggATTTTCATCCTTTAGCAACTTCCAAACTGTATTCTAGCTACTGTGATCAAGTATATGAGGCAAATAGTGCAGAATTGGAATTTCTGAGCTTCTGACAGTTGCTCATAACTAAGAGCTGCAAGTTTAGGATAAATTTAGTGAACCTTGTCTAGTAATATAAATTTAAAGACTAAAAGAAATGATGGCAATGAGTGCTTGAGTTAACAAGTTGCAGAAACTTAATGGCATTGTTGTGCACTACTATTAAACCGATAATGATGGAAATATGAAAACAGATCCTTCGATATTTATCACATGAACTTGGAGATTGACAACATGGAGTCCTCAGTTCTTCTAAAAGCTCGTCAGATGGACGAATGAAAATTTTAGGAACAATTTACAAACCTGAAGCTACTACCCCTTTCACTCCCATCTTTGTATCATCAAAAGCCTTTAGCTCTTTTATGCAATCATCTTTCAGCTATAAAGATTAGATGAATGaaataattttgtcaaaataagTGTATCAGTTCACAGGGAAGGGTAAGTGAATTAGGTAATTAAACTGAACATACTAAAAATCATTTAGACTCCCGGTTTGCTTATATCTCCTGGTTTACTTATTTTGGTAGTTAAGACGCATGCCCCGTTTTTCCCCCCAGTTCAATATTctaatttctaaaaacaaaattaGAGCAGCAAACAGAAATGAGAAGATCAGGAACATCAACACAACAGCTTGTGCAGGGTTCTGCAAGTCCAACATAAACCTCATTTTACTCAACTGAACAAGAGGCATCCCATTAGACCAAGACAAACCAACTTAGAACAGGAAAACAACACTAAACTTCGAGGCGCATGTAACAGAAGCAAGCAAGCAATAGCAAACTAACAGTCAACTTCCCAAAGCCAAACTCACACTCAGCTTTCCAAAACCAAACTAACAGTCAGCTTCCCAAAACCAAAAACCAAACTAACAGTCAACTTCCAGGCgcataaaacataagcaagcaATAGCACTCAAGATAATTCTAGGCtagaaatataaaataaacatCAACAAGTGAGAAGAAAGAAATATAATAGCATTCGACAGGAGACTACAGGCAAGTTATAACCAAAAGAGTAGATGGAGAGAAAGAAAGCATCAAAtaaagaaaagacaaaaaaataaagacaAAAGAAGGAGAGGAACATAATGGATGGGCAGTGAACAAGATGAAACACGGAAGTAGAACGTACCTTTTTATTTGTAGTCATAATTTGAGTTTGATCCTCACGCTCATCTTCCTCATCCTCGTCAGGCACATAGTCACCATCTTTCTCAAGTGTAAAATTACATTTTTGTCGTCTTTTCTGAGGTTTTGAGCTATCCACCAAACTTGTCACACAAGCAGCAATGCGCTTTATACCTAAAGTTTGCATTTTCAGCTTGTTAGATTTAATATGCCTGAGTCTTTGTTGTTCATAATCATTTGGAGTCGTATCATCATGATTAGAAGGCGTCTTCCCTCCAAATCTGGACATTTTAGTGCTAAGAGAAAAAAAAGATGTTGTTAGAATGAATACAATTATTATAcatcaaatttaaaataaaatcataacaTTGTGTCTGCATTAATGAAAATGTAGGCAGAAGACTGCATCTTATCAAACACGTGAAGAATTTTATTATGGTGGCAAGAGAAGTTGGCAAACAAATTCATCAAACAATCTAATCAGTCACTCTTAACGTAAACGGCGTGGTAAAAGGCAAGACAAAAGAGTAATTTACTAACACAAATATATTCAATGTAGAAAGCTTAAATTGAAACACAATTGAAGTTCATAATTTATAACATAACAATGAAAATGAGTAATAGGAAAATATTTATCGAGCATATAATCAGCTTCGTTCTATTCATTTAGCTCCGGGACATCATAGGAGTTTCTTGGTGTAGTCTTAACTACAACCTTCCAATTGGGCTTCACAACATCATCGACATAAAACACTTGTTGAGCTTGAGAAGCTAAAATGTAAGGATCATTAGCCAACACTTTTGAGGTATTGACGCTTACAAACTCAAAAGAATCTGTAATGATCCCTTGGCCTTGGGTATGAACATCCCACCAATCGCATTTGAACAAAATGACCCGATTTCGTCCAATATATTGAACTTCTATGATTTCTTGCAAAAGGCCGTAATATTCTAGATTTGAAGCTCCACTTTCTCCCTTCACAACAACGCCGTTATTTTGtgtttctctctccctttcacTGTCCTTAGTGCGATACATCGACCCATTAACCATGTATCCATTGACAGACACCACCGCACGATCTGGACCTTGTGCTAATGATATTAAATTATTGGTAGCACTTGGATGTTTTCTCTTAGACAATGTTGTGAcctataaataaacaaaatatagGTTTTAGAGGATTGCTACAATTATAAAAAGAAACTATTAAAAAaggatttcgttattttaaaatTCTTACTTGATCTCTAAACCATTGAATGAATTTTCTTTTACGTGAAGAAACCATCCCCGTGGCATTTGTCGCATCGCGATTGTACTCACTATGATAATATTTCGAAAAAGTTATACAATTTTACCATAAAAAGGAGAGTATATAGAATGGAACACAAACTACAAACTTACTCGATGAATGGTTGCACTTCTTCACAATTGTTCAACACATAATAGTGAATTTCTTCCCATTCCTTTGTACTAAGTAAACGAGGATTTTCCTTCCCAAATGCTCTACCTCTTATCCCGAATATAGGAAGGCAGTCAGTTGAACTaatatcatcatcaccatcatcatcataaaTTCTATCTTGCTTGTTGAATTTTGTTTCTACATCATCCATATATCTTGAACAAAATGTCAAGCACTCCTCTAAAAGATAACCTTCTTCCATTGATCCCTCCGGGTGACCTTTACTGCGGACATACCCTTTTAGTTTGCTAAGATATCTGTTAAGTACGTAGAAACACTAGTAAGTATTTTACTATTATcaaccaaaaaaaagaaataccAAATAACATAACTTCGCATACCTTTCAATAGGGTACATCCATCGATACTGAACTGGCCCGGCAATCAAAGCCTCACTTGCAAGGTGTACGGGTAAGTGCATtataatcacaaaaaatgatGGTGGGAAAATTCGTTCCAACTCACAAAGGGTAACACCAATTTGCTCTTCGAGTTTCTCTAACTCGTCAATCTTCAATGCTTTAGAGCATAACTCTCTAAAAAATTCGCTCAACTTAATAAGTGGAGCGGACAATGATACGGGCAAGTCACGTATGGCAAGAGGCAATAGATGCTCCAAGATAACATGATAATCGTGACTTTTCAACCCAGAGAGTTTACGCTCTTTAAGTGAGGAATTTCGTGAAATATTCGAAGCATACCCATCCGGAAATTTCACACTAGTCAAAAAGTTACACATATTCCTCTTTTGCTCCAAAGATAAGGTAAAAGGAGCTGGTGGGAACTCTTTTGGGATCTCTGTTGGATTATTAGGATCTCTTATAGGATGCAATGACTTTCTAATGTTCATTTCCTCCAAATCTAAACGTGCTTTCATATTATCCTTACTTTTCCCTTCAATATCTAGCAATGTCCCAAGTAAAGTTTCACATACGTTTTTTTCAATGTGCATCACATCCAAATTATGGCGTATCAAAAGACTACTCCAATATGGCAATTCAAAGAAAATGCTTTTCTTTCGCCATAATTTTGTtgccttttgcttcttctttGTGCGTCGCCTCTTTTTTGAAGTATGTTTTGAAGCAGCTTGTTCATCATTAACCTGTTGTAGCAGTTCCTCACCAGATAACTGCTTAGGTTTTGGTCTCAACTCTTGCTTCCCATCAAAAGTACTTCCATCATACCTCCACATATGACTCATAGGTAAAAATCTACGATGACCCATATAACAATGTTTTCCCCCATTTGACAACCACCTAGAACAAGTATCACTGTTACAAGAAGGACAACCAACAGCTCCGCCAGTACTCCAACCAGATAGATCACCATATGCAGGATAATCACTTATAGTCCACAGCAAAGAAGCAAACAttctaaaattctctttttTTGAGGCATCGTATGTTTCAACACCAACTTCCCAAAGCAACTTCAACTCCTCTATTAGAGGTTGCAAGTAAACATCAATTTTATCTTTGGGCCCCTTAGGACCTGGGATAAGCATAGAGAGAATGAAAGATTGTTGCTTCATGCAAAGCCATGGAGGCAAATTATACGGGATAAGAAATACCGGCCATGTACTGTGGGGAATATGTCCATTTCTAAAGGGGCTAAACCCATCACTTGCTAAACCGAGGCGAACATTTCGAGGCTCGGAGGCAAATGTTGGATATTGTTCATCAAACGATTTCCAAGCTTTGGAGTCCGCTGGATGTCTCATTACTCCATCAGGATCATCAGCACGTTCATCGCTATGCCATCTCATACTTGCAGCGGTTTTGGTTGACATGAAAATTCTTTGAAGCCTAGGGATCAACGGAAAATAACGCATTGTCTTGCTAGGAATCTTCTTAGGCTTAGATTGTGAGGTAGAAGATTCGCTACTTGGTTCATTCTTTTTCCATCTAGAAGCATGACACTTTACACATTCATTTGCATCGGCATGCTCCTTCCAAAATAAGATGCAGTTATTAGGACATGCGTCAATCTTAATGGACTCAAGCGACAAGTTCTTTATGATCTTTTCAGCTTCATAATAAGATTCCGGCAAAGTGTTATCCTTAGGTAATGCTTCTTTGAATAGGTTAAGAACCATTTCCAAACTTTTGTTGGGTATTCCAGTTAAGCACTTTATGTGAAATAACTTAACTAAGAAGGACAACTTAGAGAATTGCTTACACCCAGGATATAGCTCCAACTCAAGATCACCCATCAATTTGTAAAAAGCTTCTGCTGCATCTTTAGGATCTCCACCTTCACTCACtttatttctctctccctcAGCATAATTTTCTAGCGGTACTCCAAATGCCTCATGTAGCATATCTAACATTTCATCATGCTCATGCTCCTGGAATTCATTTGACTCGTTTATGATATTGTTATGAGTTGTCTGATCACTGATGCTTTCCCCATGCCGCAACCAGCGTGTATAACTCTTAACAATTCCAAATTTAAGCAAATCCAACTCTATTTCATCTCTACATTTTCTCCTTTCGTTGTTGCATTTCACACATGGACAAGGCACCACATCTTTGacatttttttgtgaaaaagcAAATTCTATAAATTGTTTCACACCAATCTTATACCTAGGGTCATTTTTTTTGCACTGCATCCACTCACGACTCTTTGACTCCATAATGTCCTATTTAATTAtcatagaataaattaaaaacagGAAAAATAAGGTAATTATAGCTCATAAGTGGAAATCATATATACAACACACTACATGTGATCAACCAAGTAGCAATTTAAAATCAACCGAGAACCAAATATCATGAAAAAAAACATCTCAACAAACAACTAAGACATTATAAGCTTAGTTTGATAAGTTAAAAAAACATCTTAGCAAGAATATCAACAACATACTAGATAATTCAACCTTATTATGCATCAAATCATAAACACCAGAAAATCTTCACTGATACAGTAATACCCAAAATCATCTGACTGATTATTATAGTATAGTTCTAAGTAaactttagttttttttttaaaaatccaaTGGGTATGTTTGAGTTCATTCCTGGTCACAGTTTCTAATTCCATTAACAAATTAACACAAAGTCCAGTAAAATTAATTTCACAAATAATCAATTGCAAAAATTACAACTCGAATTCAAAGCATAATCAATTGCAATAATTCCAACTCGAATTCACAAATTAACACAAAGAATACGTAAAATTAATGGAAGATTACATCAATTGCATTAGTTCCAACTCGAATACACGAAAAAATAATGGATATTAACGCACTGCTAAGGAACCAGTCGATTTTAGTTCAAACTGGAATTCACGAAAAAATCATGGAAATTACTGCAATGTTATGGAACCAACTCGAATTCacgaaaaaaaaaatggaaattaCTGCACTGCTATGGAACCAACTCGAATTCACGAAAAAATAATGGAAATTACTGCAAATACCTGAATTCGTGCAAGCAAGTCGAATCCGTCACTCAGTTCCGAAGTCCACAAAATCGAGATGGAAGTTTTTAATCGTCAACAGTTATTCTCTCTAAGGAACCAGTCGATTTTGTTGTAGTTTCTATATCccagagaaaagaaaaaaaaccctAATTGTAGTTTCTATATCCCACATATTGCGGGATTTTTTTTGGAGGGAACAATtgttgaaaattaaaaaattccaAATCGATTTTAAGAAATCCAGCAGAATAAGGAATTtgcttaaaaaaaataaaataatattccaACAAGAACAACGAGAATCGCGGAGGAACAAAAGAGGAAAGTTCAGTTCCAATCAAGAAGATGGACGAATTAAAGGTTTTGCGTCAAAATAAGAACATAGGCGAAAGGTTAATTTTAAAACGATTACAAAATAATCACAATACTTACTTTGTCCCATTGGTTAACTACACCCATTTGTAGCAGTGTAACCTGGGTTCGACACCTGctgcgtatattttttttaaaaaaattggtgtttatttttgtcaatttaattttgttatttttgttgTCCTAGTCCTTTAATTTTGACCTTTAATGAAATTCTCATAGCCTAAACTTTACTTTTTGACTTTTAATGAAAGAgttcaaaatatatatatatatatatatatatatatatttatatatatatatatatatatatatatatatatatatatatatattcattttCTTTTGGTTAGTTCTTCTTAATTatctcataaatattttaaaaacttTAGAGAATATTTGAGTTAAAGTTCATATATATTACAAAAGTTTCGGAAAAtactaaaatttaatttttcgattttgatatttttttaaaaaattttggTGTTTGTTTTTGTCAatctaattttattatttttgttgtgCTAGTCCTTTACTTTTGACCTTTAATGAAAATTCTCATAGCCTAAACTTTACTTTTTGACTTTTAATGAAAGAGTTCTCTCATCGTGAAAATTTAAAGCAAGTCGAGTTGCCTCTCCGACCCAGGttcgatatatatatatatatatatatatatatatatatatatatatatatatatatatatatatatattcctttTCTTTTGGTTAGTTCTTCTTatctcataaatattttaaaaacttTAGAGAATATTTGAGTTAAAGTTCATATATATTACAAAATTTTCGTAAAATACTAAAATTTAATTTatcgattttgatattttttgacATTTTATGCATAATAGCACATACAAAAGTAGCACGAGCAAGCTAGGTTTACCTTTTACTTTTGTGCACACTATATCTCTTGTGTAACATGAGTAACTTGAGCTAGTCTGCTCAACAATACATCAATGTCAAGCCCTCGAGTTGCACCAATCAAGGTCTTTATTGGATAAATATAAATATGCAACTTGAGTACGTACCCAAGTGTTATTTTTCTAACTCTAAGCATCCTCTGCAATCCACTTAGTTGAACAACCCTTATCTCCAGCAAGAAATTAATATACTCGATTCCTACAATGTGACAGAGTAAACATTTGTACTGGTCATATAGACGACAAATAAATCAATAGCTGAATTTGGTACGTGTGCTTCTCAATTCCATTAAAAAATAATTGCACAGGCCTGTAGATAATAAACTCAAAGATTTAGAAAAGGTTTGCATAAACCTAGTTAGTTGAGCAAATTAAAGAAAATGGATGCTTAAATGCCTCAATATTTTGTCATCTACCAAATTTTGTAGCGTAATAGCAAACGAGTAACCTATATTATTTTCAACATATTCAGAGCATAAACATAATCAATAAAGCATACATAACCAATTCCCAAAAGAAATTCAATCAGTCGACTTAGTAGAGACAAAAAATTACCGTACTCAAATAAAGAATGAACGAAACAAGTTTAAGCACAAATTACAGATAATACTGAAAAACTGGGAAATCCTTGTCAATTTTCCGTTCAAGCACAAATTACAGATAATACCGTGATAGAATACGAGCTGATTGATTTTCCGTTTAGATTTTTTGGTTGATCTTGAAACAACTTGTTAGAATTACGATTTTAGGCATAGTCCACAATATATTTTGTGTGGAACATGTCCATTTAAAGAACTGGTGCTAATTTGGACATGACCGCTTTTTATATGGACAAATTGGTTATGTGAATTGAAATACtttgttaatatttttgtttatttattattatggctCAAACAACACTCGCATCACAATTACACCACCACtactaacaacaacaacaccaacaacaacaataataataacaattgtTATTTGATATGAAATACATACTCATTCcattcctaaaagattaaacaaTGTAGCTTACTGTGATTCTGCTAGTTTTGAGGTTTGCGCACTGCTGTTTTGGTGTGTATTATTCTGTGCCGATGTTTTGCGGGGAAAAGGTTGTCCCTGGCTCTCTGTTGATTACACCTTATCATATGA contains:
- the LOC130461031 gene encoding uncharacterized protein, which gives rise to MEEGYLLEECLTFCSRYMDDVETKFNKQDRIYDDDGDDDISSTDCLPIFGIRGRAFGKENPRLLSTKEWEEIHYYVLNNCEEVQPFIDEYNRDATNATGMVSSRKRKFIQWFRDQVTTLSKRKHPSATNNLISLAQGPDRAVVSVNGYMVNGSMYRTKDSERERETQNNGVVVKGESGASNLEYYGLLQEIIEVQYIGRNRVILFKCDWWDVHTQGQGIITDSFEFVSVNTSKVLANDPYILASQAQQVFYVDDVVKPNWKVVVKTTPRNSYDVPELNE
- the LOC130461787 gene encoding uncharacterized protein: MESKSREWMQCKKNDPRYKIGVKQFIEFAFSQKNVKDVVPCPCVKCNNERRKCRDEIELDLLKFGIVKSYTRWLRHGESISDQTTHNNIINESNEFQEHEHDEMLDMLHEAFGVPLENYAEGERNKVSEGGDPKDAAEAFYKLMGDLELELYPGCKQFSKLSFLVKLFHIKCLTGIPNKSLEMVLNLFKEALPKDNTLPESYYEAEKIIKNLSLESIKIDACPNNCILFWKEHADANECVKCHASRWKKNEPSSESSTSQSKPKKIPSKTMRYFPLIPRLQRIFMSTKTAASMRWHSDERADDPDGVMRHPADSKAWKSFDEQYPTFASEPRNVRLGLASDGFSPFRNGHIPHSTWPVFLIPYNLPPWLCMKQQSFILSMLIPGPKGPKDKIDVYLQPLIEELKLLWEVGVETYDASKKENFRMFASLLWTISDYPAYGDLSGWSTGGAVGCPSCNSDTCSRWLSNGGKHCYMGHRRFLPMSHMWRYDGSTFDGKQELRPKPKQLSGEELLQQVNDEQAASKHTSKKRRRTKKKQKATKLWRKKSIFFELPYWSSLLIRHNLDVMHIEKNVCETLLGTLLDIEGKSKDNMKARLDLEEMNIRKSLHPIRDPNNPTEIPKEFPPAPFTLSLEQKRNMCNFLTSVKFPDGYASNISRNSSLKERKLSGLKSHDYHVILEHLLPLAIRDLPVSLSAPLIKLSEFFRELCSKALKIDELEKLEEQIGVTLCELERIFPPSFFVIIMHLPVHLASEALIAGPVQYRWMYPIERYAKLCYLVFLFFG